From Juglans regia cultivar Chandler chromosome 6, Walnut 2.0, whole genome shotgun sequence, the proteins below share one genomic window:
- the LOC108997514 gene encoding uncharacterized protein LOC108997514, with protein MTLHGFSSKVVCKEFHLTLKGAARAWFEALLPGTIINFTKLACFFLTQVMASRKMRRPAAYLLMVKQRDDESLKSYISRFDRECITTYDQDEKITLAALLGGIWPCNPFMTEIAQRTPTLLREFMDHADGFINAEDMLLALTAPR; from the coding sequence ATGACCCTACATGGATTTTCGAGCAAAGTCGTGTGTAAGGAGTTCCACCTCACATTGAAGGGAGCGGCAAGAGCATGGTTCGAGGCTCTATTGCCCGGGACCATCATCAACTTCACCAAGCTAGCTTGTTTCTTCTTGACACAGGTCATGGCGAGCCGGAAAATGAGGCGGCCTGCTGCCTACCTCCTAATGGTAAAGCAAAGGGACGATGAAAGCCTAAAGTCATACATATCTCGATTCGATAGAGAGTGCATTACAACATATGACCAAGATGAGAAAATCACCCTAGCAGCATTGTTGGGGGGAATTTGGCCTTGCAACCCCTTCATGACAGAGATCGCACAAAGGACTCCGACTTTGTTGAGGGAGTTCATGGACCACGCTGACGGATTTATAAATGCTGAAGACATGCTCCTAGCACTGACAGCCCCTCGGTGA